A stretch of the Engraulis encrasicolus isolate BLACKSEA-1 chromosome 19, IST_EnEncr_1.0, whole genome shotgun sequence genome encodes the following:
- the LOC134469911 gene encoding calpain-1 catalytic subunit-like, with product MPSPGGCSSIMDERNKKDGVGSPDNPEKCLDQDYEELKKYCIMNRERFIDDMFPPDQRSIGDGILPPEAMARVVWKRPGRLTDNPQFILDGISRFDFAQGQLGNCWFLASIGTLTFQRHIRDQVIPKNQSFTDGYAGIFHFRFWRFGKWVDVVIDDKLPTLDGRLIFVQSKSQNEFWSALLEKAYAKVCGSYADMNGGTVAEALVDFTGGVHMCFDLKDAPADLWDLMFRACQSKSLMGCGTPQGATAANTVLPNGIVEGHAYTITGVHKVTSNGQPVKLVRLFNPWGQGEWNGAWSDKSAAWQTVSSEERPSNATFGENGEFWMSMEDFCNSYNDMDICCLCPDFLDGSSECHWTSKFREARWVAGRNAGGCMNYPDSFYTNPQYRITIDAVDDECSAEQGPNNMLVSLMQKPDKRNRRLVKSLYIGFSIFSVCLSLFPIHSQSCLLCLWHIHHGDSFQCWCQSSFFKYKGTRGKLPAEFFQRPPVASSKNYLNAREVMAFFRLEPGDYVVVPSTFKPNETASFILAILSKSENHFEDGSHDHDHGKPTKEEKGSEHGEHGEHGDEDDSKPTLLRQYSNQFEEVGAELLQNILNERLLPGKSPGFGIDTCRSMVFCVDKTCKGYLDRQEFERMWSKISKYASVFNQAVMEKDGVLPVTELSYTLTAVGIQVSDSMLNQLAFRYGSQGNLNLESFLTLVLRLKCMFTLFDRWSNGIAISLQENEENMKPLNNYSSHG from the exons ATGCCTTCTCCCGGTGGGTGTTCGAGCATTATGGACGAGCGCAACAAGAAGGATGGCGTGGGGTCTCCAGACAACCCAGAGAAGTGCTTAGACCAGGACTACGAGGAGCTGAAGAAGTACTGCATCATGAACCGCGAGAGGTTTATTGACGACATGTTCCCACCAGACCAGAGGTCCATCGGGGACGGCATCCTGCCACCTGAAGCCATGGCCAGAGTCGTGTGGAAAAGACCTGGG AGGCTGACAGACAATCCACAGTTCATCTTAGATGGAATATCAAGATTTGACTTTGCCCAAGGACAACTTG GAAACTGCTGGTTCCTGGCATCCATTGGAACTCTGACGTTTCAGAGGCATATCAGGGACCAAGTCATACCAAAGAATCAATCTTTCACGGATGGCTATGCAGGCATATTTCACTTTAGg TTCTGGAGATTTGGGAAGTGGGTTGACGTGGTGATTGACGACAAGCTTCCCACCCTTGACGGCCGGCTGATCTTCGTGCAATCCAAATCTCAAAATGAGTTCTGGTCTGCCCTGCTGGAGAAGGCTTATGCCAA GGTGTGTGGCTCCTATGCTGACATGAATGGTGGTACTGTGGCCGAGGCTCTCGTGGACTTCACCGggggtgtgcacatgtgtttcgaCCTGAAGGACGCCCCAGCGGACCTCTGGGACCTGATGTTCAGAGCGTGCCAATCCAAGTCCCTCATGGGCTGTGGCACACCTCAAGGA GCCACAGCAGCCAACACAGTGCTGCCCAATGGAATTGTGGAGGGCCATGCCTACACCATCACTGGAGTTCATAAG GTAACGAGCAATGGCCAGCCGGTTAAACTGGTCAGGTTGTTCAATCCATGGGGACAAGGAGAATGGAACGGTGCCTGGAGTGATAA ATCTGCAGCTTGGCAAACTGTGAGTTCGGAAGAACGACCAAGCAATGCTACATTTGGGGAAAATGGAGAGTTTTG GATGTCAATGGAAGATTTCTGCAATAGCTACAATGACATGGACATCTGCTGCTTGTGTCCTGATTTCCTGGATGGCTCTTCCGAATGCCACTGGACGTCCAAGTTTCGTGAGGCCCGCTGGGTCGCCGGAAGGAATGCTGGTGGTTGCATGAACTACCCAG ATTCATTCTATACCAACCCTCAGTACCGCATCACCATTGATGCTGTGGATGACGAGTGCAGCGCTGAGCAGGGCCCCAACAACATGTTGGTGTCCCTTATGCAGAAGCCAGACAAGAGGAACAGACGCCTTGTCAAGAGCCTCTACATCGGCTTCTCCATCTTCAGCGTGTGTTTGAGTCTCTTTCCTATCCATTCTCAATCTTGTCTTTTGTGCCTATGGCATATTCACCATGGAGACTCATTTcagt GCTGGTGTCAATCTTCATTCTTCAAGTACAAAGGGACAAGAGGAAAGCTGCCTGCAGAGTTCTTTCAGAGACCGCCTGTGGCCTCCAGCAAAAACTACTTGAACGCTCGAGAAGTCATGGCGTTCTTCAGGCTGGAGCCAGGAGACTATGTCGTCGTTCCCTCGACTTTCAAGCCCAATGAAACGGCCTCTTTCATCCTGGCCATCCTGTCCAAGTCTGAGAACCACTTTGA GGACGGTTCACATGACCATGATCATGGAAAG CCTACTAAAGAAGAAAAAGGCAGCGAGCATGGTGAGCATGGCGAGCATGGTGATGAGGATGACTCCAAACCAACCTTACTCCGACAGTACTCCaaccag TTTGAGGAAGTGGGAGCTGAGCTACTGCAGAACATTCTCAATGAAAGACTTCTCCCAG GGAAGTCTCCAGGCTTTGGCATAGACACATGCCGCAGCATGGTCTTCTGCGTGGAC AAGACATGCAAAGGCTATCTGGACCGCCAAGAGTTTGAGCGGATGTGGAGCAAAATCTCCAAGTATGCT AGTGTTTTCAATCAGGCTGTTATGGAAAAGGACGGTGTCCTCCCCGTTACTGAACTGAGTTATACGCTGACTGCTGTAG GTATACAAGTAAGCGACAGCATGCTAAACCAATTGGCATTCCGCTATGGTAGTCAAGGCAACCTGAACCTGGAGAGCTTCCTGACTCTCGTCCTGCGTCTGAAGTGCATGTTCA CGCTGTTTGATCGGTGGTCCAATGGAATTGCCATTAGTCTCCAGGAGAATGAG GAAAACATGAAGCCCCTGAATAACTACAGTAGCcatggctag